CCCATAAGCTAGAGTCCCTTTGGAATTTCACAATCCAGGCCATCTTGATTTGAAATGCATACATGACTTCAGATAGCTTCCTAATACCAAGCCCGCCTTCATCCTTCGGCGTAGTTATGATTTTTCAACTCCTTCagtgaagttttctttttccatccGTCCAACCCTAGAAAAAGGAAGCGAAACGACTTTCTAGATCTGTCAGGACCCGCTTTGGAAGATGAGTAGCTGCCATGGAATGAATGAGAATACTCCTTAgaacatgcttgatgaggaccACTCTACCTGTTTGAGACAGAAATCTAGTTTTTCACCCCCTGATGCGCCCATTTACTTTGTCTATCAAGGGCTGAAAAGCACTCGCTTTCAGCCTAGCCACTGCTAGAGGAACCCCAAGGTAGCAGAAAGGGCCAACGACCCTGTTTATACCTAGAAGGTTCGATATGGATCTGTGTCTGGACGTTAGAATCTTGTCTGAGCAATAGAATGAGCTCTTTCTACGGTTAATACACTGACTCGATGCTTTCTGGTAGCGATCCAACAAAGTCATGGTGTTACGCAGAGATGCTATGCCTCCGTTAAGAAATAACAAGGTGTTGTCTGCATAGAGGAGGTGGGAGACTTTTGGACAGCTTCTCCTGATATTGAATGGTAAACAATGGCCTAACGACACAAGATGATTGAGCCCTTAGCATAGAACATCAGCACAAAGGATAAAAAGGCTTAGAGAGAGAGGATCCCCTTGCCTCAGCCCTCTTGAGGGCTTGAAAAAGCCTGCAGCTTCACCGTTAACCAGCACTGAGAACCAAGTGGTAGCCCAAcaattttcaacaatccctaTCCACCTAGAGGAAAAACCGAAACACATAAGAACATGTTTAAGAAAGGACCAATTCACCTTGTCATACGCCTTTTCAATGTCTAGCTTCAGAACCACATTCCCTCCTCTTGTCTTTATATTAATATCTCTGAATAGTTCCTGCGAGAGCTATATTTTCTGATATCGAGCGACCCTTAATAAAAGCTCCTTGCTCTAGGGATATCAGGTGAGGAAGAACTTGACTGAGTCTGACTGTAATGATCTTTGAGAAGACTTTGTATATACAATTGTAAAGACTAATGGGACGATAGTCCGACCATCGTCTAGGGACAGCCCCTTTGGGGATTAGGCAAATCAAGGTGGAATTGATCGCACGTGGCAGTTTGCCTCCTAGGAAGAAGTAGACGATTGCCTTGTGGATATCCTGGCCGATGATATCCCAGCAGGACGAGTAGAAAACTCCCGAGAAACCGTCAGGGCCTAGAGCGCTATCAAGCAGAATGGACTGCACTGCCTATTTTACCTCAATGATGGATGGGGGGGTCTTGAGCATGTCGTTCATCTCCTGTGTCACTAAGGCACCGAATCTAGCAATTCCTCTCCTGTCTCGCAAGGGCACTCTGAGAACAAAGCTTGAAAATGACAAAACGCAGCCTGCTTGATGTCCTCCAGCATTGTCACTTCCTCTCCTGAATCAAGCTTGATCCCACTGACCGTCGCTCGTCTCTGCCTTTTTGGAGCTGTCGCATGGAAGAACTTTGTATTTTTATCGCCCTCCTAGAGCCAGCTAATCATGGACTTTTGTTTCCAGAAAAGTTCTTGCTTAATCTCTAGCTGATTTAGGATATTAGTAGCCTACTGAAATCTGACTTGAAGATCGCTGTTCTGACTCTGACTAGACGTGGATTGTTGCATTTGCAACTCAATCTCTAATACTGTTGCCTCTGCAGTCTTCACTTGCTCAAAAATATTGCCAAAGCTCTCCTTGTTCCAAGCCTTTAGGTCCTTTTTCACACTTTTCAGCTTAGCGAGAACATTGAAAACCGGGTGATAAGAATCGATCTTGTCCCATGCTGATTTAGCTACCTGAAGAAAAGAATCATCCTTCGTCCACATTCTCTGAAACTTTAACGGCTTTGGGCTGCTAGAGGGCTGGTGAGGGAAACTCAGAAGGAGCGGATGGTGATCTGAGTTAACCCGAGGAAGATGATTGACTTTGAAACGCGGAAAAGAGGAAACCCACGGAGAGTTGATAAGCACCCTATCTAGTCTTGCCCATATTCTAGCTAGCCCTGATTGATTGTTGCACCAAGTGAAATGAGACCCCGTGTATCCTGTGTCAATCAGCCCTGCTTTCTTAATTGCTTCTGAAAACTCCCTGGCGCTACGACTATCAAAATCCCCTCTGCTTCGCCTCTCTGTAGCTTCGGTGATAGCATTGAAATCCCCACACACTCCCCACGGGCCAAGCAGGGAAGTCGAAAGAGCAGTCAACTCTTGCCAAAGGGGTCTCCTGAGTAACCTTGAACAACTGGCATATACACAAGTTAAATGGGCTGATAGCTGTAAATTCTACACATAAATATATACAGTCAAAGATTAGTTAGTCATATTGAGCATAGAGCAGGTTAATATCTCTCtgtagaaaaatcagatttttctgCCCACTTCTCCATTGGAGACGGAACGGTGGAAACCAAGAGTTAGACCAACTCTCACTCTGCAGGTTTCCCTAATCATAGGTTTAAGAATGACCACTATCCAAGGGTTATGAATACGGATAAATCTTTTCAAGGATCTGACAGTTCTCTGGTTTCCAATGCCTCGGGCATTCCAAACGAGGATCTTATCCATCTGTGACACAACCTGTATTCATTGCTCGCCGTTTAAGTCGTCTCAGTCTGGAATCCCAATCTCCCCTATTGTAAGAAAGTCGAACTCTCCTCTTTGGCACCTTGGCCGATTTAAAACTATGAGCCTCCTGATCTTTTTCTAGTGGTTCATGTAGGAAACCTGTGATCTGGGTAGCCTAGACCAGAGCATTCCTCTGTTGTTGGGCTGTGTCTACCTCCGGAACGTGTGATGGTGATCTGTCACCACGCTTTAGAACCCCCCCCCCCCGTGAGGAAGTAGAAGTAGGGGGATAGGTCGATTTCGAAGTTCTGACTGATGATCCGCTCAATACCCTTCTGGGAGAGGAGTTCGTCTGGGAATAGAATTCCTGATTCCTGAATGTGGCCGAAATGTTgttcttcatttctctcattaGTTGGGGCTATAGAGGAGAGAGCAATTTCTCCGGTTGCTTCCTCTGATATATCCTGATTGTGTGGCCCGAATCTGATTGGCGAGTTTTCATTTGATCTTGCATGACGAGTTCGAAAATATTGTCTAAGGACCCTACCTGTTGGGAGATGTTTGTCCCGCTGCCACTGACCTGAGGAATTTGAGTCAACAACATTTTCCATGAggaacaaatttttggtgatgACTGACATTCCTGTCTTGGCTGCTTCCGGGTTGATGAATTGAGAGGAAGAAAAATCTGGGATCTGGAGAGTTGACGGGCTCGCACAGCATGGGTGTAGTTGTCCAATCTCTGATGCCATATCATATAGAGGAGCGTTGCCTAGGTCCCAATTACTTTCTTTTGCTGTAGCGCCGAGAGGAACTGCTTGGTCATCAGGCCTGTCACCAACTTGTTTCTCTGCCACTTCTTTGCTTCCATTTGTTATAGCAACAGGATCAGCCCGATTACATTCTCCTGCTGTACCGCTGAGAGGAACTGCTCGACCATCAGGCCTGTCACCACCTTGTTTCTCTGCCACTTATTTACTTCCATTTTTTATAGCAATTGAATCAGCCCGATTACATTCTTCTGCTGTAACGCTGAGAGGAACTGCTCGGCCATCAGGCTTCTCACCAACTTGTTTCTCTGCCCCTTCTTTACTTCCATTTGTTTTAGCAACTGATTTAGTTCCGTTGGCTACTTCACATCCATGAGCTTCCTCAGAAGCATTAGAAAGCTCCTCTGGCACTTTTGCCTGTTCATCAAATTGGTCCTCAACCACTACTTCACAGCCATTAGGTTCAGCAACTACATCAGCCTCCTTGGCTACGACGCAACCATGAGCTTCCTCAAACGATTCATCCACTTGAACTAGAGTGCAGACCCCAATATGCACTGTATCAATAGTATTCTCTGTTATTGTGTTACCTTGTCGTCCAGCGTCTGCCTCATGATCCTTTTCTAGAACGTTGGCAGCCTCTACTACCTCATTGGCCTTTCCACAAACATCTACTGGGCGTTCCTGAGTGGGTATCTTTTTGGAGCAGAAGTTTCTGATCACCCATTCTCTCGTACTCTCTTTTGCCACAGGCTCAGCATTAGGAAATGTTTTATAGGAACATTTAATGGACTCCATTTCCACGTTGATAGGGAAGATTTTTCCTAACATCGCAAGTTTCAGGGCTTTTTGCAGATGCGTTCCTGGCCGAATGACAACTCTTATACGAGCGAACACCTGAAAAATTCCATAAGCACTGATCGGATCGATCTGGGTAGCCCTCCCCATCTGATTTCCCAGATCCAAAATAACCGATTCCGTCCAAGCATGAGCTGGGATGCCAAATAATCTTAGCCAAATTCCATCTCCACCGAATACCTCCTCTGGCTTCCATTTTTCAACCGAGATGATGCCCATACTTTGATGGACAACAAAATCTAGCAAAAACTCATTGTACTCCTTCTTAGATCTTAGCTCAATCAGGAATTTTAGCGGGGATGTCCGAATAACATCAATGATAGAAGAGTCGTAGATGGATGCGTTGAGAGCACTCCGCACCATTAAAATCGAAATGTTGTGGTTGTGAGCCGTTGCAACCACACCTAATTTCAAGGCCTGAAGCCTGCTTTCAACTGCTCGATGGTCCGCTATCGTCGCCGAATCAACCTCTTTTGGAGTCCTCTGTGTTTTCGAAATAGCCGACAAGCGAACAGCTTTGATATATGAGTTGGATTGTGGCAACTGGCTCCCCTGTTTTCCCTGTTTTGTGCTGTTCCCACCTTGAAGTAACCTAGCAGGAATAACCCTAGATTTGGCCCATCTAACTTCTACAATCCTTCCGTCAATCCTTTTACCATTAAGTACCTCCATGGCGTTCTTTATGTCTTGCTCATATCTGAATTTCGCAAATCCATAGCCCCTCAGCTTCACCAAACAGGGGATGTAAACATCAATAACCTTTCCATATTTACTGAATATCCGAAGTAGGTCCTCCGTAGATGTGTCATAAGTGATATTCCTGATGAATAAACTGAAATCTTTGTTGTTTTGAAACTGTTTGGGGGAGATGGTGTAGGACAGGCTGCCTCTCTTTTTTCGTCTGGCTAAAGAGGAACTTCTTGAAATCTCCTTTTGATTTTGGAGATATTTTGGCCTTCTTGCAGCAGATCTCCCTCTTCCGCAAACCGTTTCCCATTTGTCGTTGGGTCCGAGCAGGTTGGACCATGTGCGATCCTTTATCGGCGAGCTAGGGCAGAGCTTTTTTCAGAACCCTTCCGTGCGGTATTTCATCTGGATTGCTGAACCATGACTCCAGTTATAGAAATCAAGAATCAAATGTGGTGGTGGTGGATTCCCTCTTGTCATTGTGTCTGAAGCAACTTCTTGTAGCGATGGTAAGCTCGACATCAAGGTAAGTTAGTATCCTAGTGAGTCACATAAGTACTTTGTTTTTCAACATCCTTCTTTTGATCTTagtctttttttttccattgtagGAGGCCCACGGGGCCATTGTGGTCAGGCGGTTCTCGCTCGACTTGAAGGCTCGGCTCAAAGAGGTAGACTGCCAACTCGGCATTGTTAGGGCCGACCTTGAGGCAAAGGCCCGGGAGTTGATGATGGCCATAGAAGCTTAAGAGGAATTCCATGCCTAGGCCGAGGCCCTCCGTGATGTACTAAGGATGTCCAAGGAAGAGCACGAGGTCGGCGTTTCCCGACTGGTGGACGCTTCTTCTCAGCTGGTGATGGAACAATAGGGGAATCCGATCTGAAGGATAAGGTTGCCGAGCTAAAGGCCAGGGTGGCCGAGGTGGAGGCCCGAGTGGCTAAAAAGGAGGCTAGCATCTTGATGTAGGAGGCAGTGGCGGCGGAAGCCTACAAGGTCTCCGAGGCCCACAAGGCTGAACCGGAATAGGTCTTCAACGTGGGCTTTGTGAACTGCAGGGAGGAGGTCCAGGGGCAGTTTCTCGAGCTTAACTTATCGTGGATGGATGACCAGGCGGGCTTGGCCAGGGATGCTACAGTTGAGGAGGTTGTCGTTGAGGTCACCGTTGATTAAGCTGCTAACAAGGAATGCGCCTCTATGGTTGTCCCTGAGTAAGAGGGTCCTCCACCTTCATAAGACCTAGCAGCTTCTTTTTTTTAtagcctctatatatatatatatatatatatatatatatatatatatatatatatatatatatatatatatattttggtaCCTTATAattgaattgggagtaaatgaaacgcatttgaaatcaaaatattctGATTGGATAGAaataaatgggaggaattggaatgcattggaatatAGTTATTTGTAGATTATATAAAATATGTTTGGATGAGATTAAATAAAATGTactttaattgtatttttatattttatttgatttgaaaatgaatAAACTTGTGGATTATATAGTAGTTTGAGATTATATAAAATGTGTTTATTATGTGTATGATGGATTGTGAttattttaaataatataaaatgtgTTTATCAGGCTTACAGACATACCCAAAGCCCCGAGGCTTTAAATTCACCAAAATTCGGCTATCTTTTCTATACCTAAATAAAATTCGTTGGCATTTGCCGTTGACTGTAAAAAATTTCAACCTGGAACAACGGTTCTCACCTATCAAATAATGATCCCGTAATGACGATTTCTACCGTCAAATTTCACCATTGCCGAAAATTCATTCAATTGTTCCCACGAAACGACATAAAATAATCGGCAGTTTTATTGACATTTTTGAAAAGTCAAATTTTTTCTCTACCGAATCTCTAACTCAATGCCTCAACTGGACCAATGAAAAATATAAGTCGGTTTTGTAAtgtcaaattttattttcaacaTCAAAATTTTTGACAGCCCATGTCCATTGAGTTTGCTATAAATCAAGGTTTTGAACTGTCAAATTTGTCTCCTTTTCACATAGTATCATCGCTCGTGTAAATTGTGTTGCAATCACATGACTAATATGTGCAGAAACAATCTCTATGCGGAGTCATATAAAATGAAGTACCTACATCTAAGATCCATTGATTGCTCAGTTTGTCTGGTGGAATCATAGCAGATAACACTTCCCTGTCCTCGAATGAATTGTCTTTCGCAAATAAATTTTCTTGAAAATCTTTTGAATTTGATGTTAATCATATGAATCACATTTATAATTTTTCTAATTTAATTTGTTTTTATAACTCCTCAATTTTTACACAAGTgatcattatttatgttattgCAATGCATACCTGTTCTATGTCTTTTGGACTTGGATCTTATGTGATCTCTCCCAGTAGTAGCTTTCTTAGTAGATTTTTTTCTGACcatcattacaatgtggacacAATTGACTCCATATATTGAAATATGAACCATTATGGAGATTTATGATCAAACCATCCTATGAATCTAGCATCGAACAAATCAGAAGTGCAACCCTTTCTTCATCTAGTGCAAGAAGAAAATCTGTTAtaactaattattattattattattattattattattattattttgctttCCTTCTATCACAATTGCACATCTTTCCTTCACCAACATCGTGTTCATCTTCAGTTTTCACAACATGTAATTATATTCGTTAAACTTTGGCACCCTGAATTTGGTAGAACTCGATCGAGCCATCTGAaatataattataaaataaatgcCAACACCGATCTTTTGCTAAAAGGTGTCTCAACCTTTGGCTCAGTTATCAACTATTGTGGAAAAACATGTACACATGATCATGTAAGCGAGGTcaaaacatttttatttttttttaaaaaaaagaaaaaaaagagaccaAACCAAAACAAGAGATAAGAGTAGTAAGAATTTACATAATTCAGCGATGTGCCTATTCCATGAGCAACAACTTAACTTTCTTCTTAACGAAAAAGTGAAATAACCAAAATAAAGTCTTGCCTCTCTCTCACTCATAAATATAATTCCAGGCCAAAAAATACTTTAGAAGATAAACTAATGGAATACATCTTTACTGTCACAACCGTACATACATACTACACATGGAGTAGAAGAGGAAGTCATCTCCCAATAGGACACGTCATGCATTATACTTTAAAGCAAGCACCGGCAAGTTTTCTAGCTAAGGAATCTCGATGGGACATGGGCCATGGAAATGTTGCATTAGGAGAAAGTAGCACCAATGGATAACGAAATTCAGCGAGAGTCGTTTTCGTAGGAATATGAGCGGATCCACATTCGGTAAAGCATGCATAGGCTGACATCAGTCCCTTCTTTTCGTATGCACACACAGATCCGCATACCCTAAAGCATGCATTGCCCTGGTTTTGAGTCCTTTCTTTTCGTAAACATACGTGGATTTGCATCGTCCTGGTTTTCTAGCTGGGGAATCTGGATAgttggcccacataatggatggatgggatgccTAGCTAACATGTTCTATCTTTCCCAGGGGCCAACTTATTATAAAAGGGGGACATGGATCATGTAATTGTTGCATTTTCTGAAAGTAGCACCGATAGAGAATGGAGTTCAGCAGGCTCTACCAAGCAGCAGAGAGAGGAGACGTAAATTCATTGCATGAATTGCATGTACAAGATCCAGCAATTCTGGATAGAGTCATGGCCGCTTATGTTCCTGAGACTCCTTTGCACACAGCAGCATTGCTTGGTCACATTTCTTTCGCTCAGGAGCTTCTCAGTCGAAAGCCGGAACTCGTTCGTGTGAGGAACTGGCAAGGATTTTCACCTTTGCACTTAGCGTCAGCTAAAGGGGACGTTGATATGGTAAAACAGCTCTTACCGTTGGTCGATATTTCACATGATCAGGATCATGAAGGGAGGACTCCTCTCCATGCAGCTGCAATGAAAGGGCAAGTGGAGGTGTTGAGCGAGTTAGTTGGAAAGAACCCTAACTCAGTTTGGGACTTGACAGTTCGACAAGAGACGGTGCTGCACCTATGTGTGAAACATGATCAGTTCGACGCCCTGCAGATGTTAGTGGGATTGGTTGGTGTTGATGCTGATCACTTCACAAATTTTGGAGATGGAGACGGCAACACCATTCTCCACTTATCTACAGCTAAGAAGCATCTAGTGGTATGACATTCCTACTCTTCCTTTATACTAAGATTAGTAGTAGTAACAACCACAACAATACTGAGGAAGTGCAAACATCCAACTGGTTTGTGTAATAGGTTTCCATTCATCATGCATCTCACAGTATTTTAAACAATGGAAAGTTGCCAATCTAATTTAAAGTACAAATTAACATcgcccacatgatgattggattAATGGGCTTGATTTTTCCACTTGATGAGATCATCAAGTGGAAAAATTGGCAATTTTGCAACTATGGTATTGTAACTTAGCTGTCCAACTAATGAaatttatgtattagagatcatagtttataCAAATTGTTGGTTATCAAAATTACCCTTTTTCGGTTCCAAAAGGAAATAATCTCTAATATGCAATTATTGTTaaccaaaatgagatgaactcatttttaagtggcatccTAAGCAATTAGTTTCTTGTAAGGAAACTACTGACTTTGATGCATCGATCATCCAATATCAACGTCTTGGATCACTGTGCAATGAATCCTGCATACAAATAGAAAATCAAAGGGCAGTCAATGGGCTGGGCAGGCCCGTCAGGCTTTTGGGTTTGGCCCGCTTTAGTCAGGCTTGGTCTGAAATGCTAGTACTGGggccgatttttatttttatttttttctctgtcTCTTGTCTTCTTTCTTCTTATAGTGAATTAGCCAGAACACAACCTGGTATTCTAGTTTAAGGtttcaagggtatttttgtcaatgTCATGCATGATTAGGCGCGCCTAACAAACAGCCCATatcttgcacaaaagagggtggccaggCTTGGGCCGTACTCATACTCGGCCAATCATAATCATCACGGGTTGGGCTAGGATAATTTGTTTAGGCCTGTGACAAGCCCAGCCAGACTCGGGGCTAGATTTTACTTTGCCGGTTGAGCTTGTACGGACCAATGCCCAGCGCGAACGGAGCCCTTTGATAGTCCTATTCTTCATCTTCTcgttacatacacacacacacggaaacgctcacctgcgaaccagttcgtacctaCTACATACCAACTTTTTTTGAGAAcctatcatacgtgatgtggatccaaaatctgaaccgttcatgtaaagcaacacctcgtgaaacccctggggaccaagttttagtttgatctaaaactttgatgggccatgaaaaataaaaacagtttcctcctttgattttCATTTCCTTTTGCTATGGCCCTTTGGGGTTTTTATAGAGTGCTACATGACATGGATATCGATGGTTCAGATTTTAGGTCAACGtgtgatgagttctaaaaaagttcACGTAACAaatggtgcgcaggtgagcattcctctctctctctctgtctatatatatatatatatatatatatatatatatatatatatatatatacacacacacacgtaacGCCTGTGCATGTTCCACCAGTAACCATATCAGATATATAAGGCCATTCCTTGACTTGAGaagaaattgaaaaaataaaaaactcatgCAGATGATGCGATTCTTGAACAATAAGACGAATGTGGACGTAAACGCCACGAACCATAACGGTCTCACAGCCTTGGATGTCTTAGCACTTTGTCCACGTGAGCCAGGAGACATGGAGATCGCAGATATACTCCGAGGAAATGGAGGTAAAAGAGCCCGGGAAgtgtccacaccacaggaaataatcgTCCTTCCACACAATCAGATTCCAGAAGGTAGTACAAGATCATCACCACCATCTTTACCACAGCAACACAAACCACAAATCCCTGATACTCCAAGTGTGAAGTCAGTAGGCAAGATTCAGACTGTGATTTTATTGGCGGCCACACTAATTGCGACGGTTTCCTTTGAAGCTGCACTCACCCCTCCCGGCGGTCTTTGGCAGGAAGACTTGATTGTATACTCCAACGACAGCTTATATCGGAAAAATCACACGGCGGGGACTTCCATTCCCGCTGATAAGGAACCTAGGAAGTTCAATACATTCCAGTCTTGCAACATTGTTGCCTTTGTCCTCTCCCTGATGCTGATCCTATTAAGCATATTGCCGGAAAAATTCAGAAGTCACAGGAAGATGATTTGCATCATGGTCAATGTCTTTTTCATTGCTGTCCTGTCaatggcatgtgcattttattgTTGCATCAAGGTTTACATGCCTAACGGATTTAAGCTTGATTTTGAGGATATGCTGTCTTGGTTACTCTTTCTTGGATTTTATATCGTGTTGCTTATTGTTAATCTTCTTTATCCTGTATGGTTTTTGGTACTGCCGGTCATGCAATGGATCAAGCGTCAGCTGAAACTTTTTGAGTGGACGACAACCAGCCAGAGCTAGCGGCAGCAATATTGAGATGGAGACTGCTAGATAAGGTTCTTGAA
This region of Magnolia sinica isolate HGM2019 chromosome 1, MsV1, whole genome shotgun sequence genomic DNA includes:
- the LOC131239805 gene encoding ankyrin repeat-containing protein BDA1-like, which gives rise to MEFSRLYQAAERGDVNSLHELHVQDPAILDRVMAAYVPETPLHTAALLGHISFAQELLSRKPELVRVRNWQGFSPLHLASAKGDVDMVKQLLPLVDISHDQDHEGRTPLHAAAMKGQVEVLSELVGKNPNSVWDLTVRQETVLHLCVKHDQFDALQMLVGLVGVDADHFTNFGDGDGNTILHLSTAKKHLVMMRFLNNKTNVDVNATNHNGLTALDVLALCPREPGDMEIADILRGNGGKRAREVSTPQEIIVLPHNQIPEGSTRSSPPSLPQQHKPQIPDTPSVKSVGKIQTVILLAATLIATVSFEAALTPPGGLWQEDLIVYSNDSLYRKNHTAGTSIPADKEPRKFNTFQSCNIVAFVLSLMLILLSILPEKFRSHRKMICIMVNVFFIAVLSMACAFYCCIKVYMPNGFKLDFEDMLSWLLFLGFYIVLLIVNLLYPVWFLVLPVMQWIKRQLKLFEWTTTSQS